In Festucalex cinctus isolate MCC-2025b chromosome 21, RoL_Fcin_1.0, whole genome shotgun sequence, one genomic interval encodes:
- the LOC144010724 gene encoding connector enhancer of kinase suppressor of ras 3-like isoform X2, producing the protein MEAVSAWSPQQVLDWMRGLDDSLQQYLPAFRWQQVDGEKLLKLTHQELTALGVVKVGHQELLLEAVDLLCALNNGVESDKLKTLVGKMRLAYRNLSGAVSRRRKDPAYPGNGAHRPSNDFLTAVVELIAAAKSLLAWMDRTPLTSASDFMSTKSTIVQLCLELTSTVQKDLTVYQMEQKSLEVSQALNSLCEKTAQVTCDPSKSEQSCLEEVHVANIKPGEGLGIYIKSTYDGLHVVTGTTENSPADKTKRIHAGDEVIRVNEQTVVGWQLKHLVAKLRAESGSVLLLVRKRPSGGAGAAFAPAPLKNLRWRPALVQASSGLPRWRHPSETPADGGKAAILDVYIPPPPTAPYSPVSEAGQSVKARTRSPNSSLDVSSAAHVQLPIPVSVPVPVPVRLRQRSSIRGKPRPVSMPAEVLSGVSCQRNVPGWKGSSHLHRYLSNDGISSIAEEGAELKGEAEHCFPLPYRRHPAVRGVDHIRGSRCFINADLHNSATIPYQEVAGKKEKEEQTSAKAAAASSSSSSSSSSPAGKQSTSLLGGWLSRLRLLSH; encoded by the exons ATGGAGGCCGTGAGCGCATGGAGCCCGCAGCAAGTTCTGGACTGGATGAGAG GTCTGGACGACAGCCTGCAGCAGTACCTCCCGGCCTTTAGGTGGCAGCAGGTGGACGGGGAGAAGCTTCTGAAGTTGACGCACCAGGAGCTGACCGCGCTGGGCGTGGTCAAGGTCGGCCATCAGGAGCTGCTGCTGGAGGCCGTCGACCTGCTGTGTGCGCTG AACAACGGCGTGGAGTCGGACAAGCTGAAGACGCTGGTGGGCAAGATGAGGCTGGCCTACCGCAACCTGAGCGGCGCCGTGTCGCGGCGCCGCAAGGACCCCGCCTACCCCGGCAACGGCGCCCACCGGCCCTCCAACGACTTCCTCACCGCCGTGGTGGAGCTCATCGCCGCCGCCAAGAGTCTGCTGGCCTGGATGGACAG GACTCCCCTGACGAGCGCCAGCGACTTCATGTCCACAAAGAGCACCATCGTTCAACTGTGTCTGGAGCTCACCTCCACCGTCCAGAAG GACTTGACCGTGTATCAGATGGAGCAGAAGAGCCTCGAAGTG TCTCAAGCTCTAAACAGCCTCTGCGAGAAGACGGCCCAGGTGACCTGCGACCCCTCCAAGAGCGAACAGTCGTGCTTGGAGGAGGTTCACGTCGCCAACATCAAGCCGGGAGAAGGCCTG GGCATCTACATCAAGTCCACCTACGACGGCCTTCACGTCGTCACAGGAACGACTGAGAAT TCGCCAGCGGACAAGACGAAGCGGATCCACGCCGGAGACGAGGTGATCCGAGTCAACGAGCAGACGGTG GTGGGCTGGCAGCTCAAGCACCTGGTGGCCAAATTGAGGGCGGAGTCGGGCAGCGTGCTTCTGCTGGTGAGGAAGAGACCGTCGGGCGGCGCCGGCGCCGCTTTTGCCCCGGCGCCGCTCAAGAACCTGCGCTGGAGGCCCGCCCTCGTTCAG GCGTCGTCGGGCCTCCCCAGATGGCGCCATCCGTCGGAGACGCCGGCCGATGGCGgcaaggcggccatcttggatgtGTACATCCCTCCTCCACCCACTGCACCGTACTCGCCCGTCTC CGAGGCCGGTCAGAGCGTCAAGGCGCGGACGAGGTCGCCAAACTCGTCTTTGGACGTCAGCAGCGCTGCGCATGTCCAGCTGCCCATCCCGGTCTCAGTCCCGGTGCCCGTTCCGGTCCGACTCCGACAGCGCTCCAGTATACGTG GTAAACCTCGACCTGTGTCCATGCCAGCCGAGGTCCTTTCAGGTGTGTCTTGCCAACGCAACGTTCCAGGATGGAAag GAAGTAGCCATCTTCACCGCTACCTGAGTAACGACGGCATCAGCAGCATCGCCGAGGAGGGGGCGGAGCTTAAAGGGGAGGCGGAGCATTGCTTCCCGCTGCCGTACCGCCGGCACCCGGCCGTCCGCGGCGTGGACCACATCCGGGGCAGCCGCTGCTTCATCAACGCCGACCTGCACAACAGCGCCACCATCCCCTACCAGGAAGTCGCCGGCAAGAAGGAGAAAGAGgagcagacctccgccaaggccgccgccgcttcttcttcttcttcttcttcttcttcttcgcccGCCGGCAAACAGTCGACGTCGCTGCTCGGAGGATGGCTGTCGCGACTCAGGCTGCTCAGCCACTGA
- the LOC144010724 gene encoding connector enhancer of kinase suppressor of ras 3-like isoform X1, whose amino-acid sequence MEAVSAWSPQQVLDWMRGLDDSLQQYLPAFRWQQVDGEKLLKLTHQELTALGVVKVGHQELLLEAVDLLCALNNGVESDKLKTLVGKMRLAYRNLSGAVSRRRKDPAYPGNGAHRPSNDFLTAVVELIAAAKSLLAWMDRTPLTSASDFMSTKSTIVQLCLELTSTVQKDLTVYQMEQKSLEVSQALNSLCEKTAQVTCDPSKSEQSCLEEVHVANIKPGEGLGIYIKSTYDGLHVVTGTTENSPADKTKRIHAGDEVIRVNEQTVVGWQLKHLVAKLRAESGSVLLLVRKRPSGGAGAAFAPAPLKNLRWRPALVQASSGLPRWRHPSETPADGGKAAILDVYIPPPPTAPYSPVSSVEHVHLSAPSSARLHPQCISSSSPTSEAGQSVKARTRSPNSSLDVSSAAHVQLPIPVSVPVPVPVRLRQRSSIRGKPRPVSMPAEVLSGVSCQRNVPGWKGSSHLHRYLSNDGISSIAEEGAELKGEAEHCFPLPYRRHPAVRGVDHIRGSRCFINADLHNSATIPYQEVAGKKEKEEQTSAKAAAASSSSSSSSSSPAGKQSTSLLGGWLSRLRLLSH is encoded by the exons ATGGAGGCCGTGAGCGCATGGAGCCCGCAGCAAGTTCTGGACTGGATGAGAG GTCTGGACGACAGCCTGCAGCAGTACCTCCCGGCCTTTAGGTGGCAGCAGGTGGACGGGGAGAAGCTTCTGAAGTTGACGCACCAGGAGCTGACCGCGCTGGGCGTGGTCAAGGTCGGCCATCAGGAGCTGCTGCTGGAGGCCGTCGACCTGCTGTGTGCGCTG AACAACGGCGTGGAGTCGGACAAGCTGAAGACGCTGGTGGGCAAGATGAGGCTGGCCTACCGCAACCTGAGCGGCGCCGTGTCGCGGCGCCGCAAGGACCCCGCCTACCCCGGCAACGGCGCCCACCGGCCCTCCAACGACTTCCTCACCGCCGTGGTGGAGCTCATCGCCGCCGCCAAGAGTCTGCTGGCCTGGATGGACAG GACTCCCCTGACGAGCGCCAGCGACTTCATGTCCACAAAGAGCACCATCGTTCAACTGTGTCTGGAGCTCACCTCCACCGTCCAGAAG GACTTGACCGTGTATCAGATGGAGCAGAAGAGCCTCGAAGTG TCTCAAGCTCTAAACAGCCTCTGCGAGAAGACGGCCCAGGTGACCTGCGACCCCTCCAAGAGCGAACAGTCGTGCTTGGAGGAGGTTCACGTCGCCAACATCAAGCCGGGAGAAGGCCTG GGCATCTACATCAAGTCCACCTACGACGGCCTTCACGTCGTCACAGGAACGACTGAGAAT TCGCCAGCGGACAAGACGAAGCGGATCCACGCCGGAGACGAGGTGATCCGAGTCAACGAGCAGACGGTG GTGGGCTGGCAGCTCAAGCACCTGGTGGCCAAATTGAGGGCGGAGTCGGGCAGCGTGCTTCTGCTGGTGAGGAAGAGACCGTCGGGCGGCGCCGGCGCCGCTTTTGCCCCGGCGCCGCTCAAGAACCTGCGCTGGAGGCCCGCCCTCGTTCAG GCGTCGTCGGGCCTCCCCAGATGGCGCCATCCGTCGGAGACGCCGGCCGATGGCGgcaaggcggccatcttggatgtGTACATCCCTCCTCCACCCACTGCACCGTACTCGCCCGTCTCGTCAGTGGAACACGTTCACCTTTCGGCTCCCTCCTCTGCTCGCCTTCACCCACAATGCATTTCGTCATCTTCGCCAACTAGCGAGGCCGGTCAGAGCGTCAAGGCGCGGACGAGGTCGCCAAACTCGTCTTTGGACGTCAGCAGCGCTGCGCATGTCCAGCTGCCCATCCCGGTCTCAGTCCCGGTGCCCGTTCCGGTCCGACTCCGACAGCGCTCCAGTATACGTG GTAAACCTCGACCTGTGTCCATGCCAGCCGAGGTCCTTTCAGGTGTGTCTTGCCAACGCAACGTTCCAGGATGGAAag GAAGTAGCCATCTTCACCGCTACCTGAGTAACGACGGCATCAGCAGCATCGCCGAGGAGGGGGCGGAGCTTAAAGGGGAGGCGGAGCATTGCTTCCCGCTGCCGTACCGCCGGCACCCGGCCGTCCGCGGCGTGGACCACATCCGGGGCAGCCGCTGCTTCATCAACGCCGACCTGCACAACAGCGCCACCATCCCCTACCAGGAAGTCGCCGGCAAGAAGGAGAAAGAGgagcagacctccgccaaggccgccgccgcttcttcttcttcttcttcttcttcttcttcgcccGCCGGCAAACAGTCGACGTCGCTGCTCGGAGGATGGCTGTCGCGACTCAGGCTGCTCAGCCACTGA